tacacattattatttttggaaggcatacatatattttttgcaagtgaacaaacaagaaatattaATACTTCTTCAAGAGTCGTGCTTTGTATTATTGAATTATcatgcttttttcttttagaaaaatgtaattcggtatttaaattaaaatcattgatgtatcatataatttctttgatctttcataaatttcaagGGGTAAAATTAGCACAACAAGATCTTTAAGATAGTTTAACATGATATACTTATTATCATATTGGAATCGGAGcatcatataaatataagttttcttattttgaaaTCATAAACACAATCTTTACATACATGCCCAAACAttttaaaccaaaataaaataaattaataaaggGAAAGCATGTTTTGCTAGGACTGTTGATCCAGGTTTTTCGCCGGCCCGATCCGAAACAAATCTAGGCCGGAACCCAAGTTGCAAAATTTGGCTACACCCAATCCGGGTACCATACctcttttttgtttcaatttgaAAGTGGATCCATCAAAGGCCACACGTGtgattttactattttcaaattttaaaatacatgcATTTAAATAGTCACTACCCAGCTCCAACGTTATGATTTATGCTTTGATAGGCTCCAACATACTGTCCTGGCCAAAGAGCTTGCCACCAAAGAGATAATGAATGGCACTGGACATGTAAATGATGTAGATAAAAAGAAAGcatatgaaaaagaataaaaaaaatcaaaacattcaaattaaagaaaaaataataataaataaataaacctagGCTTCGGATTGTAAACCCGGATGAATCTGGGTCAGACCCAGATTTGAAACCCGAATGAATACTTCTAAATTTTCACTCTGATTTTACATTTGGTATTCCAAACTATTGCATTAATGCActattaaaattacaaaaaaaaattaacacttgcattctatttgatttttgacaattttgaaagtttgactttaatggaatatgaaatttgacagatttttatagttttgtGTAAAGTAtcagttttaataattttggatGCAAAATAAAAACGCTTTATAGTTAGAGGtggcaaaataattttttttaataaatatataaagaaataaatagtaaaaatggAGCGAGAGGTAAACATGGGCTTGAACTGGGCCGTTAAAATTAAGCCGATCAATAATTGTGGACAGAGAAGGCCCAGTAGGTTTTGCTTCCCAGTGCTATAAaatcctctctcactctcataCTTCCTCTCGCCCGCAGTCGTCTCTTTTGCCGTTTGCTCATCTCTTCTTCGCTggttctttctcttttcttagtCACTTTTATCCATTGAATCTGTTTGTATCTGATTGCGCTGGTTACCATTTATAAATCGCTGTTTCGGTAATTAGGGTTTTGTTACTTTGAATCTGACAATTTGAGCTTTTTACGCATGAGAAACTTGATCTTCTGTTTTATGCTCTCCGGGAACATATACTTGATTGCTACGGATAACTGTGgatattatttctttcaaaggaTTATGAACTTCTGTATCAATATGAGTCGTGTcaggttttatttttgtttttgtttttatttttattttttgtgaatggATGATATTTAAGAACCGGAGACCTTGTTTTCTCAACAGCCAAATGTTGTCTTTGCGTTTGGGTTTTTTTTCAGTGTCAACTTCTTGTTTTTCATGAgctaaacttataaattattttaggcTACACACTTATGGAGTCttattgtttttcttcaaatttttccTGTCTCTTagaaatttgaatatttgaacTTGTTGGTTCAGATCGGTAAGCGTTTGACGAAGCAGTAAACAGAAGCCAAGATGCAGAACGAAGAGGGGGTTATAACCGAGCTTTACATTCCCAGGAAATGGTATTAAGCATGATGccattttatattatcatttttctttaatttttatgtttttctaaCGTTTTCAGATATggattttttatctaaattattCCTTGGGAATGCAGTTCGGCTACAAACAGATTGATTACATCAAAGGACCATGCTTCGGTTCAGATCAATGTTGGGCATTTGGATGAGAATGGCGTGTACAATGGCCATTTCTCCACCTTTGCTCTGTGTGGATTCGTCCGTGCTCAGGTTTTTGTTCCCTGCTCATTTCAGTTTCTAATTCTATAATTTGGTATGGGTGGCTTAGCTCTAGATCATGGTACTTCAAGTTTATTTGTACCGAAGGGTTGTTGAAAGTGTCTGCTTGGTTTATGATGTCGAGTGCTTTCAACATTCAAAGCATTGTTTTGAATATGCCTCTAGATATTTTGGTGAGCAAATGGAATATGGCTTTAGATCTTCTAGAAATGTAAGTGCCCATTGTGTTGCTTTTCAGAAAAACATGATAGTGGCATGCAAAGTGCATTTTAGCTCTTCCAGATCTTTGCATTGGTTGAATAAAGTGTCTGTGCCCCATAAGAGTCCGCGACAGAAACTTGTAGTACATGATTTTTCTTGGAGTGGATTTTGTTGATAAACACCCGTGGGACCTGGAACAATTGAGGATGATCTCTTCCTTATATGTTAAACATTTGGGATGTGCTTGGTTACGGCAAGTTTGTCATTTTTATAGCATTACTAACATCACTACAGTGACACTACTACTAGTATAATGCTGGACAAGTGAACCGGCAGGTAATACAAGTTCAGCAAAATTggcttaaaaatatattgggcTAAGCCAGAAACTCGGGCTTGTATATAGTACCATGGTGACTAACCTGAAACTAGGTACTTGCATAAAAAGATATTGATGTGTTGGTGATGATTTAGCAGGcaataattcttttttctttttgagtcgTTTTTAAATGTATCTTTAATTGATAGATTAAGCAAGTCCTGGGATTTGTGCATAGTTGCTTGTTTAATTTATGGTCCTAGTAGTATatgatattttcttataattttctgTTTGTATGACCTGTTTGATGGTCTTGCGCATTAAATGTTGTAGATTATGTTCAGGGATTGTCTATTAGTTGTTTTAACCTATGAATTTTTAAGTCAGCAAGACATTTCActgatttatttcttctttgaaCTTAAATACTTGGTTTTGTTTGGTGTGCTAGTTTTTGTTGAGTATTTCTCATACGTATGATTTGTGTATTTTCTTGCCATTGTTTCTTTAAGTCGGTGCTTCCATTGCACATACCTTAAcgaacagttttttttaatacatatgaatatattcatatgtttgttagaaatttcagatttgactGTTTATGTTTTTTCTAATCTCTTTCACTTTCTACTTATCAAGAAACATTCTTTCACTCTCTTCCAGGGAGATGCTGACAGTGCGCTGGATCGTCTCTGGcagaaaaagaaagttgaagCTCGACAACAGTAGAGCAAGGGAGAGAATATAATTGATTTCTGTTTTTGAAGTTCTGCTTGAGGGTAGAAAAATGTGgttgaaggattttgactcctTTTAGTCAGTTATTATGGAATATTGCAACTTCTTTGAACTGCCATGAATCAAAATGTTTTATGTTACCGTGCTAAGGTACTCAATATCAGATTGCTTTAGTTattgagcattgctattcaaATTATATCTTCTTGTTGTGGTCAGTGAAGTTGTGCTCTGTGGATTTTTAGGACTAATTAATGCATCTTTTAATCTTCTATATGAACTTGTCACCTGCGTTTTTCTTGGGTTTCAGAGATTTCTAAGTATTGAGATTTGCTATGAATAATGTAGCAATTAGGTGCGGTCTTGTTCCTACAAGATAGCAGACCTCTCATGTTCATTCTGCTGCTGCATGAATTTCCAGCAAGCCTTGCATTTGCAAGCCTTCCACTCAAGTTCATCCCCTGGAATAGACGACTACTCAATCTACTTACTTTCGACTTAAGCAAAGAATTAGTGCAAACTGAATTCAGATGTCAGTAAATAGAGAGCTTGAATGGGTTGATGGCAAGGCAAGTGATTCTAGGTGGTACATGGGAAGAAGATAATGTAAATGATGCAAAGTGGCACCTATGAATATCACTTCGACCAAATAATAGTTGTGATTTTAGAGACGTAAAATAACGAATTCTGTTCCTTCTTATTGGGCCTCAAGTCGGAGACGTTtcgattcgaagatgatttgagatgacttgaaatgagttgagatgaattgtgaatagtaatgagataagttgtgaatagtaatgagatttatgagttaaagttactgaataataatgaatagtagtgaaatgagttgagatgagctgagatgtcctGCGAATACAGTATTGAGGCCCAACTGTGGGTTCCTCATCAGTGCCCTCTACTTCCAGTGACACTCATTTCTTTATTTAGAAGCGGGGCCTTGAGATAAATCTTTGACATATCTGTGACAAGTTTTTAGCGTCCCTCAACATTTTACCATTTCTAACatctttttaatttagaaaaattataaatgga
This window of the Juglans regia cultivar Chandler chromosome 12, Walnut 2.0, whole genome shotgun sequence genome carries:
- the LOC108994828 gene encoding 40S ribosomal protein S21-2 — its product is MQNEEGVITELYIPRKCSATNRLITSKDHASVQINVGHLDENGVYNGHFSTFALCGFVRAQGDADSALDRLWQKKKVEARQQ